TGCCGGTGCTGCCGACGACCATTATGAATCCGCACATGATTCAGATGACAGAAATGAGCCAGAGGTAACTTCTGTCGTCCTGAACATTTACAATGCACATATACCTATCCGACATTTTGTCATTACTTTCTTATTTGCGTAAATTGTAGGCAAGGACTAAGTTCCGCAATGATTATTTCGTTGGACGACTGGATAAAATAGAGTCTTCCATTCACGAGTTGAGGTCGGAACTTCAGACTGGACACAGTTCCATTAACGAACTGAGGTCAGAACTTATGGCGGAACGCAGAGAAGCACAACAATATAGAGCAGCGGTTATGGAGTTTATGGCTTCGTTTGGCGCGGGTGCTTCAAAGGGCGCGTACAGTGATTTTCCGTTTGGCCCCGCACCCTCGGTGAGCAAGTTTCGTATGTTTTCGTTATGTTATTATGATTTCAAACCCGAACTTATGTTAATATGTTCATCTCCTCGAAACAACAGGCCCCAGATTGCTATGGTCCGAACGTTGATGCTGGCTATGGTACGCATACTGATGCTGGTAATGACGACGAGCACACCCCTATGTCCTTGTACAGTCTACATGGGGACATATGTGATGACAGTGTACAGATATTCACAGAGGCACCTCCCGGCGTTAGTAAGTTTGGGCGTCCGTACCGACCGTCGTATATATTTGGCAGTCCTTACTTCATTCCTCCTTTCAAGAGAGTTAGGAATGTCAGGGCTCTACCCGCACTCAACATTACGGACTatgaaattgatgaaagaTCGAGTGTGGATATGAATCCGCTTAGGGGACTAGAAGACTCAAGACTATGTGAGGAGTTTGATCAGTGGTTTGCCGGCAACATTTCCGTGGATCGGCCTGTCCAACAGTCTCgaaatttctttgaaatacTCATGGGCAATGCTTCGATGGGGTGGCTTGGTGACGAGGTAAGCGTGTTTAATGGTCAGTACATTACAATACACAATAATATTTCTGCTGGCATGGatattgatataaattaacttGGTATAATCCCTTCACAGCATATTCACACGTATTACCGCTTGATCAGCAAGAAGCAACGGCGGTTTCCAAATGCACTACCACAACGCGTCACGCATACAGATACATACTTTTGGgcatgtttttaaattttataatcattaattataatttcgatgttttaaatatctcgaaatgttattaattttctactcATCGTGTAATAGGTGTTCCTAAAGCAATTATGGAACAATGGTAGTTGTGATGTCAATTCATTACAATATGGCAACAACTTGAGCAGCTATATGGATGGGCGGGAAGATCTCATGTCCAAACTGTTTACGGATGTCGATATGGTAAGAATTGTCACTCAATCTTATGGTAATTGTGTATAAAATATACTAATTtaccaatttatttatgtagaTATTCATCCCTGTGAATTTGGGCGGCGATCATTGGGTACTAGCTCGAGCGGACCTTCGCGTGAGGAGGATGCGGATTTACGACTCGTTGGTTACCTTTCGCGAGGACAAAACATATTTGCGTAAATTCAAACCTCTTCAGGTCGTCTTCCCTCAATGGCTTCAAGATGTTGGATTCTACAACCTTCGATCTGAGCTGCAGAGTGCCGACCCTTGGAAAGTAAGAATCGTTAAGGATGTGCCCCAACAATCACCTGGAAGTGGTGATTGCGGTGTATTTATGTTGATGTTTACAATGTATTTGATGTTCGGGCTAAAACTTGATTTTGATAGTAGCCACGGGCATTACTTCAGGAAGAAAATTGCTGTAGATATATTCACGGGCGATATTGCCTTGTAAGTcgttgtattgtattaagaCTTGATGTATGGATGTagattgtttttctaatagatataaacttttgatatattcatatatttagctATAAGTAATTATTGATCAACTTTAGTACTCATTATGCAAATGAACATAACATAATATACCTCATTAcatataattgtaatataaattataataagagttcataattcataattagTTACAACGACACAGTCAGTTTGGATTTGACACAATGGGATTTTTACATCTCTTGCGGTTATGACCTGGTTGGTTGCATCGACCACATCTCACAGTTCTTCGGTTAACATCCTCACCGATAGAAGGAATTCTTAACTCTGGACGACGACCAGGTGGTGGTGCTTCGATCGGTGGGTTAACTCTGATTTCCTGGATTTCTTCTGGAATGTCCCAATCTGTCATGTCCCCAACCGGTTCTACTGGTTCTGCATATGCCATGACCAATGAATCTTTAGAGTAATAATCAGAGCAAAGACTTATGTAATCCACACGGACGATCAGACAAGCAGCAATTGCATGCGCACAAACAAGCTGATCGAGTTGGAATACTCTACAGGAGCAAGTTCTTTCATGAATGTCAACTATCCCTTCCTTCATACCACCACCCAAAACATGAAATCGATGCTGAGACACTGGCCGAACGGTCATTCTTTCGGCCAAAATTCTCCTTTCGTCGACTATCTCATCTGCCCACGTCGTTAGACGAGTGCTCATCGATTCAGCGACAATTTTcctatcataaaaccattgctgtaatgtttttctaaagtgatcaacaagatgagtaaTAGGAAATTTTCGCGGTTCCCTCATTAAAGAATTCACGCTTTCTGCAATGTTGGTGGTAAGTATGCTGTATCTCCTACCTTCAAATTCGGACCTTGCCCAATTACACGTGCCCACATTATTCTCTAAGTAATCAGCCGCGGCCGAGTGGAGCATCCACAACCCTTCAAGttgtcttttaaattcttcgtGTCCATATGCCTTTGCTGCATTAATAAAAGCTGGCTCGAATTGATCCCAAATAGCTTTGGACATCCTGAATTTAGACTTAATGTTGCCTTTGACATGGTAAAAACAAACTCCATGACTAGCAGTGTGAAATGCTTTTAAAACGGCTCGCTTGATGGCAGTGCATCGATCAGAGATAAATACTAACTCTGGCCTATCGCCAATCACTCCGTGTAACTTCGTCATAAACCATTCCCAAGCATCATTGTTTTCTGAATCCATGACCCCAATAGCTAACGGATACAGTTGATTATTACCATCCAAACATGTTGCTACAAACATGCTTCCACGATATAGCCCCTTCAAATGAGTGCCATCTACAGCAATCACAGGCCTTATGTACTGTGTGAAGCCCTTAATGGAAGATCCAAGCGCAACAAAGTAgtataagaaattatcatcTCCATCCCGCTGGAGGTGTGTCACTGTGCCCTCATTCGCTTTGGTCAAAACGTGAGAGTATTTGGGAAGTAAGTTGTATGACTCTGCAGGGTTCCCTCGTACTATTTCAAGACCGACTTCTTTAGCCCGATATGCTTGCTGATATGTTAACTGGACCCCGTATTCTTGCTGCATGTCTGTTCTAATGTCATTCGGCGTGTATATCCGTTTATCCTGAATAAATTTATCCGCAATAAGATGGCCAACAACCCGACTCCTAACTTGGCGGAGGCCACTAGGCAAAACCTCATTAGAGCACGTATGAACATTGTCAACTCTTCTCACTACCCAAGGAACATTATGCTCATCCGAACCTCTTGTTGCGCGAAGACACCAATTACATGATTCCGAAGAACAATGAGCATCAAAGCGTGTCGTTGTGGACcgtgcaatcttgaaatcaaatttttccCGCAAGGCCACTTTGCGCAATTCCAGTATTAACTCATTCTTCTCAACGAACAACTTTCCCACACCAATGTCGGCAGAATTACAGCTTCTAACTAAGTCTGGAGCAACCAAGTTTGAAGGCAAAACTGGAGCAAGACTCACCAGAGGATCAACTGTTGTCCTCCTCCTCGAACGGGCCATCGGAGGAATAGGTCGATTCTCTCTATTGTTAACAGGAATATCATACTGATGCTCATCCTCATTATTGATAGGAATATCGGAATGACCAGTGTCCCTATCATCAACTTCAGTATTGGAGTTCATGCCTTGCACATTATCAGCTTCTGTGTTGTTGGTGTTATAACCAGGATCATCATAACTGCGGAACtcattattttgaaatggAGAGTAATGTTGCCCTAACAATGTCCCTAATGGTAACACATTATCTTCAACATCCGCTATCGTAATGCCATTATCATCAATAGTGTCATTGTTTTCGTTGACTGGTGAGTAATGTTGTTGGAACGACATTTGTTGTGGTAACACCTCTTCCTCAATATCAGGGACAGACTCGTTTGCTCTAAACGAACTTTCACTTTCCACAAGTGGCTCAGGATTTTCGGCCGGAACTCGAGGATGTGTGGTGACAAATATAGGGATGCATCCATAATTGACCACATCAGAGGCCATGTGCAGCACAACATTaaccatttcatcattaaatatatccATAGGTAGTGAACATGCACGATACATTGTGTTACTAGAtctcaaagttgtcttcatcGACAAACTATATTCAATAGGATTTATCTGTAAAACTTCATACACCCTTGCCATAAATTGCTCAAACGTACAATCTTTCCGAACTAAAAATGCTGTATTCTTCGCATTCACGTACTCCGTACGGCCATCTGCTAATGTCTCCCACCAACCGtcataacataattgaaatacaaCGGAATCCattaaacctaaaaaaaaaggagagagcAAACGAGATAAGATTTCACGCTACAAAACCTAGTAAAAATGAATATGCAGTACatttatgtggatgatatgaAGTATACAATTTTTGATTTACTTCGTCTCATCGTAAGCTtcgaaatgatatattatacgCCTAAAACGGACACATGTAGCCGAAGTTATTACTTTcggaaaataacttaaatttagtgagacaggcagtgggacaggtgcctgtctcacataaaaccagcaaatttatgtgagacaggcgcctgtcccacttgcctgtctcacataaaaccagtggtaacaagtgagacaggcgcctgtcccacttgcctgtctcacataaaaccagtggtaacaagtgagacaggcgcctgtctcacttgcctgtctcacataaaaccagtggtaacaagtgagacaggcgcctgtctcacACGCCTATCCCACTTGCCTGTCGCACATATTTTGGTGAGACAGGCAAGTGagacaggtgcctgtctcacataaaaccagtagatttatgtgagacaggtgcctgtctcacttgttcTGGGCTTCTGTTTCACTCGATTTTTCAGGGGTTTCaatgattgattttcatttctcaactcaaactaacTACTTTAACAAGTCACATTgttttgttaatgaaaaataacaacatttgcaataaaaactcACATCAATTTCGAactcaaatgataaaatcaatagattaaaAGTTTAGGTTATGGTAAGAGTATAAACTAACCTTAAGAAGCTTtcaaattgataattatatcttcaattatgtaatacttgtttgatgaaatttgctAATTTATTGAGAGTAATGGAGTTTGTTGAGTGATGAAATTTGTTAagttgaaaaggaaaaaatggtGGAAGTGCTGGAATTAATAAGGGAAAGTGGCAtgcctttgtaaatttgatgaaaatgatgaggGTAATGTAGTCCAAAAATAGGGTGTTTGGctagttatgatagaaaaaagtttgaagggttaaagttgaaaaatgactaatttttttggctatttttgtaaatttcccgaGGTCACTAAGTTCGAATTTTAActgtaattcaaaattatttctcCTCCCATGAATATGGGTAGAGATAGCTATCACCCTAAATGTTAATAGCATTAAATTTCGGAACAAGTCTTGGTAGATTAATGAGTTGTACTGTGCatatagaaatattttaatctgaaatcttttttttttgttggagtTAGAGAAAGATATTAAGtcatatgatttattattattattatatatattacaattaggTATTTCTGATTACATTTTCGTGATTTACTTATATGActctttttaattgattatcatttacatttattataatatgaattttatcgagaatatatatcaatttctccttttcttttaagtaAATCCACTTGTTGGCTTATTGTACTATTGTAGAACATCTGGTAGATGAACATGGGTCAACTTTAATATTAGTTTGACGAAGATGttgacttttttaattttattttttgtagtaATTAACTAATTGTATTTTacctttcaaaaaaaagaaaactaattataatttagttCTATTGCTTCCTCattaaaaaagggaaaaaaaaagtctattGTTTCGCGTTATGGTCAGTGTCTCCGAAGACACTACTTTTgctctttaaaaaatctaagtcattatactttattttaaattattaaatgtttattaaagttaatggGTTAAATGGTTGAAATAACTAATAGCGGTGATATTTGACCTTCTCAATTTCTCTCATTAATTCCTATTATTTAATcaacctcatttattttacaattccAAAACCTTACCCACCTTCCATCACCATGATCACCATCACGAGCCaccattttttatcatttgttcCAATTCTAACAACTTCATTGCTAGcccatttttattatttgtcatCCATTCTAATTAGTTTATAAATTTCCTGATTTTTATactgaaatttttcttttacctcttttcatttgataaaattttaatttcgaTACTATTATATCAAGTCGCTAAAATCAATTCTAATGAAAAAAGGTTTTAGTCAACCAATGACTAAGGGATAATGGTGCAGTGGCTTGAAGGGGTAATAGTGGGGGATGAATGTGGCTAGGATTTCTAGAATTgcgattttttaattatgttttattatttaataagtgtAATTGTATAAATAAGTGAGATTAATTGAAACATAGTGGCCAATAAGAGAAATTGGAGGGTTAAACATCACCATcctataattaaataatcaaattgtttAATTGATATCCATTTATGGATCGAGTTTGAACTTTTATCGGGCCTATCAAATCCCAATTTGCAGTTCCCGTTTGCTTTCACATTGCCATGCTCAAATCTTAAAAGAGGTAAAGggaataaaacttaaatttggTCTTCATGCAactattatatatgtatgtattagttatattattaaatggtGGAATTATTTGtactctaaaaattattatgatcactctaattaaaaaaaaaatgtattacaaaaatattcatcTAGTGAATAAGGATGACAATGAATTGGATCTGATCTAAGATCTACgtgatccaaatccaatcaaaTCGGATTTGGATtggtttaaaataaatttggatcGGATTTGGATATTGATGTGTGGATCTAAGACGGATCTGGAGCAGGTCTGGATCTATCCTAATATCTAAATCCATATTTATATCCAcctatcttttaattttattttattttaaaagtctCTTAACAATTGtagaattataataataataaattttattcatagcaTATTAGTGGTATTTACCATAcatttaaattcttaaaacttaaaggttagttttgtaaatttaaaggtcAGCCAGCCCCAAAGCATGTACATgcaatattcaaattgcaaGTCAAGTAATACAActtggtaatttattttactatattggccaaataatttttaaggaatatagttattcatatatttagtcaaatatgaccataataaaaataataaaacacttaatataaatcatatttaatttatatgtcattatcTAATGTTGTAAGAATAAGGATGGGTGTGTGTGGATATTAGAATGATGAAGGAGACAATAGACTATTAGATTGATCTTACTTCTGCAATTACTTttgaagaatattttattatctttcttatttgttattttggtgtaaaagtataaactacaatatttattatattttgagataaattatataatttatttgttatcaaaacattttagccttcaattttcattctaaaaaattattacttttttattgctgagttttagaatttatgACGGATCTAGAAtatatttggattttaattttttttcggatttggagcagatatatatatttatttcttttttggatctGGATATGGAGCGAAAAATATAGATTCATGACGGATCTGGAATATATAc
This window of the Citrus sinensis cultivar Valencia sweet orange chromosome 8, DVS_A1.0, whole genome shotgun sequence genome carries:
- the LOC127899066 gene encoding uncharacterized protein LOC127899066, with protein sequence MGKSKLALHNPPGPIKEPGMMKIPYVDHFPGRITSMCKLDVVVNAIREKLTRQQLKLFKDDIFGHFLQCRSYPFSGVIVHNILLRQVSHGDGNDKDELWFQVGDHLIRLSIGEWCLVTGLCYGEKVFLMKHKTNHRLLNKYFGGRIRDINLGQFEEIFMNLRFKTMNDTDALKIAMFYFADRVLHGRKDHCQINFNLLNEVDDINHFRSIPWGRLSWETIYKSIDNVLNGKAKKFKKASAENPLHRIEKYNFYGFTSAVHAWIFEAIEGLPLEWVEKIKRKGARIVRWKPVASSNINFGEVYSYLNERLDDTIFQTLKPDAKERATNYWKSVEDYVPYLPSWVRNHQPSINAPSSTRPNEVDPDPTSPIGLEQSPVEDAGAADDHYESAHDSDDRNEPEARTKFRNDYFVGRLDKIESSIHELRSELQTGHSSINELRSELMAERREAQQYRAAVMEFMASFGAGASKGAYSDFPFGPAPSAPDCYGPNVDAGYGTHTDAGNDDEHTPMSLYSLHGDICDDSVQIFTEAPPGVSKFGRPYRPSYIFGSPYFIPPFKRVRNVRALPALNITDYEIDERSSVDMNPLRGLEDSRLCEEFDQWFAGNISVDRPVQQSRNFFEILMGNASMGWLGDEHIHTYYRLISKKQRRFPNALPQRVTHTDTYFWVFLKQLWNNGSCDVNSLQYGNNLSSYMDGREDLMSKLFTDVDMIFIPVNLGGDHWVLARADLRVRRMRIYDSLVTFREDKTYLRKFKPLQVVFPQWLQDVGFYNLRSELQSADPWKVRIVKDVPQQSPGSGDCGVFMLMFTMYLMFGLKLDFDSSHGHYFRKKIAVDIFTGDIAL
- the LOC127899065 gene encoding uncharacterized protein LOC127899065, which codes for MDSVVFQLCYDGWWETLADGRTEYVNAKNTAFLVRKDCTFEQFMARVYEVLQINPIEYSLSMKTTLRSSNTMYRACSLPMDIFNDEMVNVVLHMASDVVNYGCIPIFVTTHPRVPAENPEPLVESESSFRANESVPDIEEEVLPQQMSFQQHYSPVNENNDTIDDNGITIADVEDNVLPLGTLLGQHYSPFQNNEFRSYDDPGYNTNNTEADNVQGMNSNTEVDDRDTGHSDIPINNEDEHQYDIPVNNRENRPIPPMARSRRRTTVDPLVSLAPVLPSNLVAPDLVRSCNSADIGVGKLFVEKNELILELRKVALREKFDFKIARSTTTRFDAHCSSESCNWCLRATRGSDEHNVPWVVRRVDNVHTCSNEVLPSGLRQVRSRVVGHLIADKFIQDKRIYTPNDIRTDMQQEYGVQLTYQQAYRAKEVGLEIVRGNPAESYNLLPKYSHVLTKANEGTVTHLQRDGDDNFLYYFVALGSSIKGFTQYIRPVIAVDGTHLKGLYRGSMFVATCLDGNNQLYPLAIGVMDSENNDAWEWFMTKLHGVIGDRPELVFISDRCTAIKRAVLKAFHTASHGVCFYHVKGNIKSKFRMSKAIWDQFEPAFINAAKAYGHEEFKRQLEGLWMLHSAAADYLENNVGTCNWARSEFEGRRYSILTTNIAESVNSLMREPRKFPITHLVDHFRKTLQQWFYDRKIVAESMSTRLTTWADEIVDERRILAERMTVRPVSQHRFHVLGGGMKEGIVDIHERTCSCRVFQLDQLVCAHAIAACLIVRVDYISLCSDYYSKDSLVMAYAEPVEPVGDMTDWDIPEEIQEIRVNPPIEAPPPGRRPELRIPSIGEDVNRRTVRCGRCNQPGHNRKRCKNPIVSNPN